The following are encoded together in the Tatumella ptyseos genome:
- the mreC gene encoding rod shape-determining protein MreC, producing the protein MKPIFSRGSSLQIRLVLAVLAAIAVIITDSHVSSFRGIRDYLDTSVSPFYFMADGPRRFLDSTANALTSRQTLEQENQVLQRELRLKNSQLLLLGQYRQENVRLRELLGSPLRQDEHKMVTQVISEATDPYSHQVVIDKGSRSGVYEGQPVISDKGVVGQVIAVAQFSSRVLLICDGSHALPVQVLRNDLRAIATGNGCTENLQLEHLTGNADVKVGDVLVTSGLGGRFPEGYPVGVVSSVTPDMQRATTVIEVRPAADLQRLRYLLLLWNNDNQSGVSATPQEVNQVANERLQQMMPQIPTPAVTTPAATVPSTTTPVTGGTPPAASQAQSPGGRP; encoded by the coding sequence ATGAAGCCGATTTTTAGCAGAGGCTCTTCTCTGCAGATACGCTTAGTATTAGCTGTATTGGCGGCTATTGCAGTGATCATCACCGATAGTCATGTGAGCTCCTTTAGGGGAATTCGCGACTACCTCGATACTTCAGTCAGCCCATTCTACTTTATGGCTGATGGCCCTCGTCGTTTCCTCGACAGTACTGCCAATGCGCTTACCTCCCGCCAGACTCTTGAACAAGAAAACCAGGTACTGCAGCGAGAGTTGAGACTAAAAAATAGCCAGCTGCTGCTATTGGGTCAATATCGTCAAGAGAACGTGCGTCTGCGCGAACTACTCGGTTCTCCGCTACGCCAAGACGAACATAAAATGGTGACCCAAGTTATTTCGGAAGCGACCGATCCTTACAGTCATCAAGTGGTCATCGATAAAGGTTCGCGCAGTGGCGTCTACGAAGGTCAGCCAGTCATTAGCGATAAAGGCGTCGTGGGGCAGGTGATTGCGGTTGCGCAATTCTCCAGCCGAGTATTACTGATCTGTGATGGTTCACATGCTCTTCCAGTGCAAGTATTGCGCAACGATTTACGCGCTATTGCGACCGGAAATGGCTGTACCGAGAATCTTCAACTCGAGCACTTAACCGGGAATGCGGATGTGAAAGTAGGGGATGTATTAGTTACTTCTGGCTTAGGTGGCCGCTTCCCTGAAGGTTATCCCGTTGGGGTTGTCTCGTCTGTCACACCGGATATGCAGCGTGCGACAACAGTGATTGAAGTGCGACCCGCGGCGGACTTGCAACGCTTACGCTATCTATTATTATTGTGGAATAATGATAATCAATCCGGTGTATCGGCAACTCCTCAAGAGGTGAATCAAGTGGCTAATGAGCGTTTACAGCAGATGATGCCGCAAATACCTACCCCAGCAGTGACGACTCCTGCGGCAACGGTTCCCTCGACGACGACGCCAGTTACAGGTGGTACTCCCCCTGCAGCGAGTCAAGCTCAATCGCCTGGAGGGCGTCCTTGA
- the mreB gene encoding rod shape-determining protein MreB has translation MFKKFRGMFSNDLSIDLGTANTLIYVKGQGIVLNEPSVVAIRQDRAGSPKSVAAVGQGAKQMLGRTPSNIAAIRPMKDGVIADFFVTEKMLQHFIKQVHSNSFMRPSPRVLVCVPVGATQVERKAIRESALGAGAREVFLIEEPMAAAIGAGLPVSEATGSMVVDIGGGTTEVAVISLNGVVYSASVRVGGDRFDEAIINYVRRNYGALIGEATAERIKHEIGSAYPGDEVLEIEVRGRNLAEGVPRGFTLNSNEILEALQEPLTGIVSAVMVALEQCPPELASDISERGMVLTGGGALLRNLDRLLIEETGIPVVIAEDPLTCVARGGGKALEMIDIHGGDLFSEE, from the coding sequence ATGTTTAAAAAATTTCGTGGCATGTTTTCTAATGACCTGTCCATTGACTTGGGTACTGCCAATACCCTGATTTATGTAAAAGGGCAAGGCATCGTTCTCAACGAGCCTTCAGTTGTGGCAATACGTCAAGACCGCGCGGGCTCGCCAAAAAGCGTTGCCGCGGTAGGACAAGGGGCTAAGCAAATGCTTGGCCGTACGCCTAGTAACATTGCGGCGATTCGTCCGATGAAAGATGGTGTTATTGCCGACTTTTTCGTCACTGAAAAAATGCTTCAGCACTTCATCAAGCAAGTTCACAGCAACAGTTTCATGCGTCCAAGCCCTCGCGTACTGGTTTGTGTACCGGTTGGTGCCACCCAGGTTGAGCGTAAAGCCATTCGTGAATCGGCATTAGGGGCGGGGGCACGTGAAGTTTTTCTTATTGAAGAACCTATGGCTGCTGCGATCGGTGCTGGCTTGCCTGTTTCCGAAGCAACAGGTTCTATGGTTGTCGACATTGGTGGTGGTACAACAGAAGTTGCTGTCATCTCCCTTAACGGCGTGGTGTACTCCGCCTCCGTTCGCGTAGGCGGTGATCGTTTCGATGAAGCCATCATCAACTATGTTCGCCGTAACTATGGCGCGTTGATTGGTGAAGCGACCGCTGAACGGATTAAACACGAAATCGGATCGGCTTATCCCGGGGATGAAGTGTTAGAAATTGAGGTGCGTGGTCGTAACTTGGCTGAAGGTGTACCTCGTGGCTTTACCCTGAATTCAAACGAAATCCTTGAAGCATTACAAGAACCCTTGACCGGTATTGTTAGTGCAGTCATGGTAGCGTTAGAGCAATGCCCACCTGAACTAGCCTCTGATATTTCAGAGCGTGGTATGGTGTTGACGGGTGGTGGTGCGCTATTACGTAACCTTGACCGTCTATTGATTGAAGAGACCGGGATTCCTGTGGTCATCGCTGAAGACCCCCTGACATGCGTTGCGCGTGGTGGTGGTAAGGCCCTTGAGATGATTGATATCCATGGTGGCGATCTCTTTAGCGAAGAGTAA
- the aroQ gene encoding type II 3-dehydroquinate dehydratase, with protein MANKFHILLLNGPNLNLLGTREPEKYGHDTLDDIVSSLQIQAQDLNVQLSHYQSNAESALIDQIHLARGKVDYIIINPAAFTHTSIAIRDAFLAVSVPFIEVHLSNVHAREPFRHHSYLSDISSGVICGLGADGYRWALHTAVKRLLNSN; from the coding sequence ATGGCTAATAAATTTCACATTTTGCTCTTAAACGGCCCAAACCTTAACTTATTGGGCACGCGTGAGCCAGAAAAATATGGTCATGACACGCTAGACGATATCGTGTCATCACTGCAGATTCAGGCTCAAGATTTGAATGTGCAATTAAGTCATTACCAATCGAATGCGGAATCAGCATTGATCGATCAAATTCACCTTGCACGCGGTAAAGTGGATTATATCATCATCAATCCTGCAGCCTTTACGCACACCAGTATAGCTATACGTGATGCGTTTTTAGCGGTCAGCGTTCCTTTTATCGAAGTGCATCTCTCCAATGTGCACGCGCGTGAACCTTTCCGCCACCATTCATATCTTTCAGATATATCATCCGGCGTGATCTGCGGCCTTGGTGCTGACGGATACCGTTGGGCTTTACATACAGCGGTAAAACGCCTGTTAAATTCAAATTAA
- the accB gene encoding acetyl-CoA carboxylase biotin carboxyl carrier protein, which yields MDIRKIKKLIELVEESGIAELEISEGEESVRISRSPANNGYPMMQQAYAAPMQQAPALAAAVAPAPVESAAPVAAAPEVTGHTVRSPMVGTFYRTPSPDAKPYIEVGQKVNVGDTLCIVEAMKMMNQIESDKAGIVKAILIESGQPVEFDEPMVIIE from the coding sequence ATGGATATTCGTAAGATTAAAAAGTTAATCGAACTGGTTGAAGAATCAGGCATTGCTGAGCTAGAAATTTCAGAAGGTGAAGAATCAGTACGTATTAGTCGTTCACCGGCTAATAACGGTTACCCGATGATGCAACAAGCCTATGCCGCGCCAATGCAACAAGCACCAGCATTAGCTGCTGCGGTAGCACCAGCGCCAGTCGAATCCGCTGCGCCAGTTGCTGCAGCACCAGAAGTGACGGGTCACACTGTACGCTCACCGATGGTCGGGACTTTCTACCGTACCCCTAGCCCAGATGCTAAGCCTTATATCGAAGTTGGCCAAAAGGTTAACGTTGGTGACACCCTCTGTATCGTTGAAGCGATGAAGATGATGAACCAAATCGAATCGGATAAAGCAGGTATTGTTAAAGCGATCCTCATCGAGAGCGGTCAACCGGTGGAATTCGACGAGCCAATGGTCATCATCGAATAA
- the accC gene encoding acetyl-CoA carboxylase biotin carboxylase subunit, translating to MLEKIVIANRGEIALRILRACKELGIKTVAVHSTADRELKHVLMADETVCIGPAPSVKSYLNIPALISAAEITGADAIHPGYGFLSENADFAEQVERSGFVFIGPKAETIRLMGDKVSAINAMKKTGVPCVPGSDGSLGDDMDKNRQIANRIGYPIIVKASGGGGGRGMRVVRSDKDLETSIKMTRAEAKAAFNNDMVYMEKYLENPRHIEIQVLADGQGQAIYLAERDCSMQRRHQKVVEEAPAPGITPELRKYIGDRCAKACIDINYRGAGTFEFLFENGEFYFIEMNTRIQVEHPVTEMITGVDLIKEQLRIAAGLPLSIKQEDVEVVGHAIECRINAEDANTFLPSPGKITRFHSPGGFGVRWESHIYSGYTVPPHYDSMIGKLITYGETRAVAIARMKNALAELIIDGIKTNVDLQLRIMNDENFEKGGTNIHYLEKKLGLQEK from the coding sequence ATGCTGGAAAAAATTGTTATCGCAAACCGCGGTGAAATTGCACTGCGTATTTTACGTGCCTGTAAAGAGCTCGGTATTAAAACGGTGGCGGTTCACTCCACCGCTGACCGCGAGCTAAAGCACGTACTGATGGCTGATGAGACAGTCTGTATCGGTCCAGCGCCATCTGTTAAAAGCTATCTGAATATTCCTGCGTTGATCTCTGCTGCTGAGATCACAGGGGCAGATGCTATACACCCTGGCTATGGGTTTTTATCTGAGAACGCCGATTTCGCTGAACAAGTCGAACGTTCAGGCTTCGTGTTTATTGGTCCAAAAGCTGAGACCATTCGCCTGATGGGTGATAAAGTTTCTGCGATCAATGCCATGAAGAAAACGGGTGTTCCTTGCGTACCAGGATCCGACGGATCACTGGGCGACGATATGGATAAGAACCGTCAAATTGCTAACCGTATCGGTTACCCGATTATTGTTAAGGCCTCTGGCGGCGGCGGCGGACGCGGTATGCGCGTCGTTCGTAGCGACAAGGATCTTGAGACTTCCATTAAAATGACCCGTGCTGAAGCCAAAGCGGCCTTCAACAACGATATGGTCTACATGGAAAAATATCTCGAAAACCCACGTCATATCGAGATCCAAGTCCTTGCTGATGGCCAAGGACAAGCCATTTATCTAGCAGAACGTGATTGTTCAATGCAACGTCGCCACCAAAAAGTGGTCGAGGAAGCGCCAGCACCAGGTATCACGCCGGAATTACGCAAGTATATTGGCGACCGCTGTGCAAAAGCCTGTATCGATATTAACTATCGCGGTGCGGGGACGTTCGAATTTCTTTTTGAAAACGGCGAGTTCTATTTCATCGAAATGAACACCCGTATTCAGGTAGAACACCCAGTAACTGAAATGATTACTGGCGTCGATCTGATCAAAGAGCAGCTACGTATTGCGGCAGGATTACCATTAAGCATTAAGCAAGAAGACGTCGAAGTCGTGGGCCACGCCATCGAATGTCGTATTAATGCTGAAGACGCTAATACCTTTTTACCAAGCCCTGGTAAAATTACCCGTTTTCACTCACCGGGTGGTTTTGGCGTCCGCTGGGAATCGCACATCTACTCTGGCTATACCGTTCCACCACACTACGACTCCATGATCGGTAAGTTGATCACTTATGGTGAAACACGTGCGGTGGCCATTGCGCGGATGAAAAATGCCTTAGCGGAATTGATCATCGATGGCATTAAAACTAACGTTGATCTGCAGCTTCGCATCATGAACGATGAGAACTTCGAAAAAGGTGGAACAAACATCCACTATTTAGAGAAGAAACTCGGTCTGCAAGAGAAGTAA
- a CDS encoding DUF997 family protein, which yields MDPRFTQAHKEACWSLLLSIGWVIVWTITAYTGGQELGFFGFPRWFEWSCLFAPVLFIFLCWMMVRYLFADLPLED from the coding sequence ATGGATCCTCGTTTTACACAAGCACATAAAGAAGCATGTTGGTCTCTGTTACTCAGCATAGGATGGGTTATCGTTTGGACCATCACTGCCTATACTGGAGGTCAAGAGTTAGGCTTCTTTGGCTTTCCTCGCTGGTTTGAATGGTCATGTTTGTTTGCCCCTGTCCTCTTTATTTTCCTCTGCTGGATGATGGTTCGATATCTCTTTGCAGACCTCCCCTTAGAGGATTAA
- the panF gene encoding sodium/pantothenate symporter → MNTQVLIPLIIYLLLVVIISIVAMVQQKRAKGPFLTEYFLGGRTMSGFLLAMTLTTAYISASSFIGGPGAAYQYGLGWVMIAMAQVPTVWLSLGVLGKKFAILARRYQAITLNDMLYAHYRSQWVVWIASITLLIAFVAVMTVQFIGGARLLETVVGIPYTQGLLIFGAIIALYTSLGGFRASVLNDVLQGVVMLVGTFLLLYAVIHAAGGTAQAVHQLKLINPQLIELQGAGSIITPSLIISFTVLVCFGVLGLPNTAIRSISYKDSRSLHRGILLGTALLTVLMLGMHLSGALGRAILPNLSVPDQVIPTLMMKVLPPFAAGIFLAAPMAAMMSNINAHLLQASATLVKDLYLRLRPAAATQEKHLRRLSVSFTFVLGIAVILAAWHPPQMIIWLNLLAFGALEAVFLWPLVLGLYWRNANAYGAISGMLVGAVLYSLLATFSIRLVGLHPIVPALIASFLAFVIANRVGQQAAPATPNQ, encoded by the coding sequence ATGAACACACAGGTGCTCATTCCACTTATTATTTATCTCTTATTGGTTGTCATCATCTCAATCGTCGCCATGGTGCAGCAGAAACGCGCAAAAGGCCCCTTCCTCACCGAATATTTTCTGGGTGGGCGGACGATGAGTGGCTTCCTCCTTGCCATGACGCTTACCACGGCCTATATCAGCGCCAGTTCATTTATTGGCGGCCCGGGCGCCGCTTATCAATATGGGTTAGGCTGGGTGATGATTGCGATGGCACAGGTGCCAACAGTGTGGCTTTCACTGGGGGTTTTAGGGAAAAAATTTGCTATCCTCGCCCGCCGTTATCAAGCCATTACATTGAACGATATGTTGTATGCCCATTACCGTAGTCAGTGGGTCGTGTGGATCGCCAGTATCACTTTACTGATCGCCTTTGTGGCAGTGATGACAGTACAGTTTATCGGCGGTGCACGATTACTCGAAACGGTAGTCGGCATCCCCTATACCCAAGGATTATTAATCTTTGGGGCGATTATTGCGTTATATACCTCGCTAGGCGGCTTTAGAGCGAGCGTCCTGAATGATGTCTTGCAAGGTGTGGTGATGTTGGTCGGGACATTTTTACTGCTCTATGCCGTTATTCATGCTGCTGGGGGCACGGCACAAGCGGTTCATCAACTCAAACTGATTAACCCACAACTGATCGAATTACAGGGTGCCGGTAGTATCATTACCCCAAGCCTAATTATTTCGTTTACGGTACTGGTCTGCTTCGGGGTGCTTGGCCTGCCTAATACCGCGATACGTTCTATCTCCTATAAAGATAGCCGCTCACTGCATCGCGGTATCTTGTTAGGCACTGCGCTGTTGACAGTATTAATGCTCGGTATGCACCTCTCCGGTGCCTTGGGACGAGCCATACTGCCTAATCTTAGCGTTCCTGATCAAGTCATCCCAACACTGATGATGAAAGTGTTACCCCCTTTTGCCGCAGGTATTTTTCTTGCCGCGCCGATGGCAGCCATGATGTCGAATATTAACGCTCACCTTCTGCAAGCGTCGGCAACCTTGGTCAAAGATCTCTATTTACGGCTACGTCCGGCTGCGGCAACGCAGGAAAAACATCTGCGTCGCCTCTCCGTTAGCTTTACATTCGTATTGGGCATCGCGGTGATCCTGGCAGCATGGCATCCACCGCAAATGATTATTTGGTTAAATTTACTCGCCTTCGGTGCCTTAGAAGCCGTATTTTTATGGCCTTTAGTGTTAGGACTTTACTGGCGAAATGCCAACGCCTATGGTGCAATAAGTGGCATGTTGGTCGGTGCCGTGCTTTATAGTCTTCTCGCCACGTTTTCAATACGCCTGGTAGGCTTACACCCCATCGTTCCGGCGTTAATCGCGAGTTTCCTCGCCTTTGTTATCGCGAACCGTGTTGGACAGCAGGCCGCCCCTGCCACCCCTAATCAATAA
- the prmA gene encoding 50S ribosomal protein L11 methyltransferase yields MPWIQIKINTTGSDAEQLAEALEETGAVSVTFQDTHDNPVYEPLPGETRLWGDTDIIGLFDAETDMATVVTMMAAHPLLGEGFHHKIEQIEDKDWEREWMDNFHPMRFGERLWICPSWRDVPDENAVNVMLDPGLAFGTGTHPTTSLCLTWLDGLDLEGKTVIDFGCGSGILAIAALKLGASRAIGIDIDPQAIQASRDNAERNGVAEKLELYLPHEQPENLQADVVVANILAGPLRELAPLIRVLPVAGGDLGLSGILASQAESVCEAYAEHFVLDPVAEKEEWCRITGKRRTE; encoded by the coding sequence ATGCCTTGGATTCAAATTAAGATCAATACCACTGGAAGCGATGCGGAACAGCTCGCAGAGGCTTTGGAGGAGACGGGTGCCGTTTCTGTCACCTTTCAAGATACCCATGATAATCCGGTCTACGAACCTCTGCCTGGCGAAACGCGCCTTTGGGGCGATACCGATATCATCGGTCTGTTCGATGCCGAAACCGATATGGCAACCGTAGTCACTATGATGGCTGCCCACCCACTGCTCGGGGAAGGCTTCCACCACAAAATAGAACAGATTGAAGATAAAGATTGGGAACGTGAATGGATGGATAATTTTCATCCTATGCGTTTCGGTGAGCGCTTGTGGATTTGCCCAAGCTGGCGCGATGTCCCCGATGAGAATGCAGTGAATGTGATGCTCGATCCTGGGCTAGCGTTTGGCACGGGTACCCATCCTACCACCTCACTCTGCTTAACCTGGTTAGATGGGTTGGATCTTGAAGGAAAAACCGTGATCGACTTCGGCTGCGGTTCGGGGATCTTGGCGATCGCTGCGCTGAAATTAGGCGCTTCGCGGGCTATCGGTATCGATATTGATCCGCAAGCGATTCAAGCCAGTCGTGATAATGCTGAACGTAACGGCGTTGCAGAGAAACTGGAACTTTATCTCCCTCACGAACAACCAGAGAATCTGCAAGCCGATGTCGTGGTTGCCAATATCCTAGCGGGCCCATTAAGAGAGCTTGCACCGCTGATCCGTGTATTACCGGTAGCTGGCGGTGACCTCGGTTTATCCGGTATCTTGGCAAGCCAAGCAGAAAGTGTGTGCGAGGCCTATGCAGAACACTTCGTCTTAGATCCCGTTGCTGAAAAAGAAGAGTGGTGTCGTATCACGGGTAAGCGCCGTACCGAATAG
- a CDS encoding carbonic anhydrase: MKGFLSVCLTALLITPSAYAIPWSYEGNNPPENLGALGTQHQRCKEGAYQFPIDIRGTIEAKLPPLPLHFQSHATNIINNGQTLQLNVDDKDNFSLDGINFTLKQFHFHTPSENTIEGKSFPLEAHFVHSDEKGNLAVLAIMFEVGDKNEALQPIIDYAPTDKNQTLPLDNIIDIASLFPASKHYYRFSGSLTTPPCTEGVRWLVMKDSVSLSLQQLDRFKALLGMHNNRPTQPLNGRMVVQ, encoded by the coding sequence ATGAAAGGATTTCTCTCAGTCTGCTTAACTGCTCTTTTAATCACGCCTTCCGCTTATGCCATACCTTGGTCCTACGAAGGGAATAACCCACCGGAAAACTTGGGTGCTTTAGGCACTCAGCACCAACGGTGTAAAGAGGGGGCTTATCAATTTCCTATCGATATACGCGGTACAATCGAAGCGAAGCTTCCTCCCTTACCTCTACACTTTCAATCCCATGCAACGAACATCATTAATAATGGCCAAACCCTACAACTGAACGTCGATGATAAGGACAATTTCTCGTTAGATGGCATCAACTTTACACTTAAACAATTCCATTTCCATACACCCAGCGAGAATACGATTGAGGGTAAATCTTTCCCACTCGAAGCGCACTTTGTCCACAGTGACGAAAAAGGTAATTTAGCCGTATTAGCCATCATGTTTGAAGTCGGTGATAAAAACGAAGCACTGCAACCTATTATTGATTACGCTCCAACGGATAAGAACCAAACGCTACCCCTCGATAACATTATTGATATCGCCTCATTATTTCCCGCCTCAAAACACTATTATCGATTTAGCGGTTCACTCACCACACCTCCTTGTACTGAAGGAGTGCGTTGGCTAGTGATGAAAGACAGCGTTTCACTATCCCTGCAGCAACTAGACCGTTTCAAGGCGCTACTCGGTATGCACAACAATCGCCCCACCCAACCGCTAAATGGACGAATGGTGGTTCAGTAA
- the dusB gene encoding tRNA dihydrouridine synthase DusB translates to MRIGQYQLRNRLIAAPMAGITDRPFRTLCYENGAGLTVSEMLSSNPQVWASDKSRLRMVHSDEPGIRSVQIAGCDPDEMAAAARINVDSGAQVIDINMGCPAKKVNRKMAGSALLQHPDIVESILRAVVNGVDVPVTLKIRTGWDTDNRNCVEIAQLAERCGIQALTIHGRTRACLFNGEAEYDSIRTVKQNVSIPVIANGDITDPHKARAVLDYTGADALMIGRAAQGRPWIFREIQHYLDTGELLAPKPLVEVKSMLIGHIRELHSFYGHAKGYRIARKHVSWYLQEHAPDDQFRRSFNAIEDASEQLEALEAYFENLA, encoded by the coding sequence ATGCGCATTGGACAATACCAGCTTCGAAATCGCCTGATTGCCGCGCCGATGGCCGGTATCACTGATCGTCCTTTTCGTACGCTTTGCTATGAAAATGGTGCTGGATTGACCGTGTCAGAGATGTTGTCGTCAAACCCACAAGTGTGGGCGAGTGATAAGTCTCGACTGCGTATGGTACATAGTGACGAGCCAGGTATCCGCTCGGTACAGATAGCAGGATGTGATCCCGATGAGATGGCTGCAGCCGCGAGAATTAACGTTGATTCTGGCGCGCAAGTTATTGATATCAATATGGGTTGCCCGGCCAAAAAAGTGAATCGTAAGATGGCGGGTTCAGCCTTACTCCAACATCCCGATATTGTAGAGTCTATTCTACGTGCCGTGGTGAACGGGGTTGACGTACCTGTCACGCTAAAGATTCGTACCGGATGGGATACCGATAATCGCAATTGTGTTGAAATTGCCCAATTGGCTGAGCGCTGTGGTATTCAAGCATTAACCATTCATGGCCGGACTCGTGCCTGCTTGTTTAATGGCGAAGCGGAATACGACAGTATTCGGACAGTTAAGCAGAATGTTTCTATTCCCGTCATTGCGAATGGAGACATCACTGACCCGCATAAAGCCAGAGCGGTACTGGACTACACTGGGGCTGATGCCCTAATGATAGGCCGTGCTGCTCAGGGAAGACCATGGATCTTCCGGGAAATCCAGCATTACCTGGACACAGGGGAGCTACTTGCACCGAAACCACTCGTTGAGGTGAAGTCTATGCTAATCGGACATATACGGGAGTTGCATAGCTTTTATGGCCATGCCAAGGGATACCGTATTGCCCGCAAACATGTCTCTTGGTACTTACAAGAACATGCCCCTGATGACCAGTTTCGGCGCTCATTCAACGCTATAGAGGATGCCAGTGAACAACTGGAAGCGTTGGAAGCATACTTCGAAAACCTGGCGTAA
- the fis gene encoding DNA-binding transcriptional regulator Fis, whose translation MFEQRVNSDVLTVSTVNSQDQVTQKPLRDNVKQALKNYFSQLNGQDVNELYELVLAEVEQPLLDMVMQYTRGNQTRAALMMGINRGTLRKKLKKYGMN comes from the coding sequence ATGTTCGAACAACGCGTAAATTCTGACGTACTGACCGTTTCAACTGTTAACTCACAAGACCAAGTCACCCAAAAACCATTGCGTGACAATGTAAAACAAGCTTTGAAAAACTATTTTTCACAGTTAAATGGTCAAGATGTTAATGAACTCTATGAATTGGTCCTGGCTGAAGTAGAACAGCCCCTGTTGGACATGGTAATGCAGTACACCCGTGGTAACCAGACTCGTGCAGCACTGATGATGGGCATCAACCGTGGTACTTTGCGTAAGAAATTGAAAAAATACGGCATGAACTAA
- a CDS encoding acyl-CoA dehydrogenase family protein, producing the protein MSQPQSFQQLVEHFRPLFSRIAEGTVQRERDRELPHTQLAWLKKAKFGTLRIPVEQGGYGLTLPQLFTLLTELAEADSNLPQALRAHFAFIEDLLNQPDTELRRRWFTRFVAGELVGSGWTEIGEVKVGEVLTKVTPDTEGWWLNGEKFYSTGTLYADWIDVYAQRSDDGSDVIALVNVHQAGVQREDDWDGFGQRLTGSGTTRFVQAKVETPHVYPFSQRFRYQTAFYQQVLLATLAGVSKALTRDASEAVAARQRVYSHGNAKLVRHDAQVLQVIGQLASWSYAVEATVERASQALEHAFIVHDSMDEELIQQANINAEVEVAKAQVIATELVLRSTSELFNALGASDTRLSKALDRHWRNARTLSSHNPVIYKTRDIGDWHVNKNTPTFIWQIGKGGD; encoded by the coding sequence ATGAGCCAGCCTCAATCCTTCCAACAACTGGTCGAGCATTTTCGCCCGCTATTTTCGCGCATCGCAGAAGGAACCGTACAACGAGAGAGAGACCGCGAGTTACCTCATACGCAATTGGCTTGGTTAAAAAAAGCCAAGTTCGGCACGCTACGTATCCCTGTGGAGCAGGGCGGTTATGGTCTGACCTTACCGCAGCTTTTTACCTTACTCACCGAGCTTGCAGAAGCTGACTCCAACCTTCCTCAAGCGTTGCGCGCGCACTTTGCCTTTATCGAAGATCTTCTGAACCAACCGGATACCGAACTACGTCGACGTTGGTTTACTCGCTTTGTTGCGGGCGAGTTGGTCGGCAGTGGCTGGACAGAAATCGGTGAGGTCAAAGTTGGCGAAGTCCTCACCAAAGTTACGCCAGATACTGAGGGCTGGTGGCTTAATGGGGAGAAGTTTTACAGTACAGGAACATTATATGCTGACTGGATCGATGTTTATGCGCAACGGTCAGACGATGGCAGCGATGTGATTGCATTAGTAAATGTTCATCAAGCTGGCGTACAGCGAGAGGATGATTGGGATGGCTTCGGTCAACGCTTAACGGGTAGTGGGACCACGCGCTTTGTGCAAGCGAAAGTCGAGACGCCGCACGTCTATCCCTTTAGCCAGCGTTTTCGTTATCAAACCGCGTTCTATCAGCAAGTGCTGCTCGCAACCTTAGCGGGAGTCAGCAAAGCCCTGACGCGAGACGCGAGTGAGGCGGTGGCGGCTCGCCAACGTGTCTATAGCCATGGTAACGCTAAATTAGTCAGGCATGATGCCCAAGTACTGCAGGTCATCGGCCAGCTTGCCAGTTGGTCTTATGCGGTGGAGGCAACCGTTGAACGAGCCTCACAAGCCTTGGAACATGCCTTTATCGTACACGATAGTATGGATGAGGAACTTATCCAGCAAGCCAATATCAACGCAGAGGTCGAAGTGGCTAAAGCGCAAGTCATCGCCACAGAGTTAGTGCTGCGCAGTACGAGTGAGCTTTTTAATGCATTAGGTGCCTCCGATACGCGTTTAAGCAAAGCCCTTGATCGTCATTGGCGTAATGCGCGTACGCTCTCTTCTCATAATCCGGTGATTTATAAGACGAGAGATATCGGTGATTGGCACGTTAATAAGAACACCCCGACTTTTATTTGGCAGATTGGTAAAGGGGGAGATTGA